A genomic window from Micromonospora sp. WMMA1947 includes:
- a CDS encoding molybdenum cofactor biosysynthesis protein — protein sequence MPRIVQLLASPVHRYVGRPADGPAPAPPGELVDEVQVRAGLGIVGDRYFGRPAHRQASVTLIARESLPPGADLTQLRRNVLTDGIPVDELVGRVLTLDSGAGPVRLRVHRAAPPCAWLDVVVAPGTWKAMRRRGGVRCAPLSDGVLRVGPVSVSVDD from the coding sequence ATGCCGCGGATCGTCCAGTTGCTGGCCTCGCCCGTACACCGGTACGTGGGCCGCCCGGCGGACGGACCCGCCCCGGCACCACCGGGTGAACTGGTCGACGAGGTGCAGGTGCGCGCCGGGCTCGGCATCGTCGGTGACCGCTACTTCGGCCGTCCCGCGCACCGGCAGGCGAGCGTCACGCTGATCGCACGGGAGTCGCTACCGCCCGGGGCGGACCTCACCCAGTTGCGGCGCAACGTGCTGACCGACGGCATCCCGGTGGACGAGCTGGTCGGGCGCGTCCTCACGCTCGACTCCGGTGCCGGCCCGGTCCGGCTGCGGGTGCACCGGGCCGCCCCGCCCTGCGCGTGGCTCGACGTGGTGGTCGCACCCGGTACGTGGAAGGCGATGCGCCGCCGTGGTGGCGTCCGGTGCGCTCCGCTCTCCGACGGCGTCCTGCGGGTCGGGCCGGTCTCCGTGTCCGTCGACGACTGA
- a CDS encoding PIN domain-containing protein, with protein sequence MDHEDRIALFLDYENLALGVRDHHGGRPFDFRPIADALAERGRVVVRRAYADWSYFDEDRRMLTRSHVELIEIPQRMGASRKNAADIKMAVDAVELAFERGYISTFVICTGDSDFTPLVHKLRELNKRVIGVGVEKSTSALLPPACDEFLYYDRLEGVDVPPPAARRSRPARPSPAEPAPEPVAETPAEDDSARDVDTLAVQLVQTVAGMQGSSSGDVTASALKRALLRKDPTFSESDYGFRTFGELLRHLAAHNVVELAAGPAKGDPEVSLPEQGDREVAFGLLRSVVVDLAADGGAVALSGLKDQLRRARPDFSEKKLGYRSFLQFCKAAATGGAVELRWSPDDGDYLLTPHTP encoded by the coding sequence GTGGATCACGAAGACCGCATCGCGCTGTTCCTCGACTACGAGAACCTGGCCCTGGGCGTCCGCGACCATCACGGCGGCCGGCCGTTCGACTTCCGGCCGATCGCTGACGCGCTCGCCGAGCGGGGACGCGTGGTGGTGCGCCGGGCGTACGCGGACTGGTCGTACTTCGACGAGGACCGGCGGATGCTCACCCGCTCACACGTCGAGCTGATCGAGATACCGCAGCGGATGGGCGCCTCCCGCAAGAACGCCGCCGACATCAAGATGGCGGTGGACGCGGTCGAGCTGGCGTTCGAGCGCGGCTACATCTCCACGTTCGTGATCTGCACCGGCGACAGCGACTTCACCCCGCTCGTGCACAAGCTGCGCGAACTCAACAAGCGGGTGATCGGCGTCGGAGTCGAGAAGTCGACCTCCGCGCTGCTGCCGCCGGCCTGCGACGAGTTCCTCTACTACGACCGCCTCGAAGGCGTGGACGTACCGCCGCCCGCCGCCCGCCGGTCGCGCCCGGCCCGGCCCTCGCCCGCGGAGCCGGCGCCCGAGCCGGTGGCGGAGACCCCGGCCGAGGACGATTCGGCGCGGGATGTCGACACGCTCGCCGTGCAGCTCGTGCAGACAGTCGCCGGCATGCAGGGCAGCTCCAGCGGCGACGTGACCGCCTCCGCGCTCAAGCGCGCGCTGCTGCGCAAGGACCCCACGTTCAGCGAGTCCGACTACGGCTTCCGGACCTTCGGGGAACTGCTGCGCCACCTCGCCGCGCACAACGTGGTGGAGCTGGCCGCCGGGCCGGCCAAGGGCGACCCGGAGGTTTCGCTCCCCGAGCAGGGCGACCGGGAGGTCGCGTTCGGGCTGCTGCGCTCCGTGGTGGTGGACCTCGCCGCGGACGGTGGCGCGGTGGCGCTGTCCGGCCTGAAGGACCAGCTCCGGCGCGCGCGGCCCGACTTCAGCGAGAAGAAGCTCGGCTACCGCAGCTTCCTCCAGTTCTGCAAGGCGGCCGCGACGGGCGGAGCGGTGGAGCTGCGCTGGAGCCCCGACGACGGCGACTACCTCCTGACCCCCCACACCCCCTGA